The following proteins are co-located in the Dromiciops gliroides isolate mDroGli1 chromosome 2, mDroGli1.pri, whole genome shotgun sequence genome:
- the CD93 gene encoding complement component C1q receptor yields MGTALLPLMLLLLLNQMLFSPKSWARASNEEEEEEAAAVCAGTACYTAHWGKLSATEAQLSCSTNGGNLATVKSEEEAQQIQEALAQLPDRGAPARMVKFWIGLQREKSKCLDPDDPLKGFSWVGGGENTSYSNWYKEPMSTCIFKRCASLLVDFSSSSLAAAQAIPKWSESPCGTPGSPGRNIEGYVCKFSFKGMCHPVALGGPGEVTYTTPFGATSTSLASVPFASAANVNCGYEGEKKIHYLVCKERSPNLFDWGIPGPLCASPTHGCAFNNGGCQQECLEGADGSFLCGCRPGYRLLDDLVSCIPRDPCHPNPCRGKAKCSPGSHGQHYECQCPAGFKLTPNRLDCDDVDECTGFPCAHNCVNTPGSFHCTCNPGFEPQHHKRMECWDMDECAGDRSPCAQLCINTVGSFQCACQKGYKITGEDGTQCQDVDECAEARNPCEGLCYNVPGSFQCGCLPGWHLAPNGVSCIANHTISVLPRSSQQGDEKEGEKINEIEDDKGEKEKEKENSGSPSVPDTTKRPVVTPGANVFYHVAPTLGEPSQQTNTPITEDSSKPPTFSRKPRIQVISSSLQPPVITTDGGSQKGESLANGSNDYNDDQKLLLFYILGTVVAILLILAMVLGLVFYRKKKAKRAEKKKSPQNAADSYSWVPEQSENRAVENEYR; encoded by the coding sequence ATGGGGACAGCCTTGCTCCCACTGATGCTGCTTCTACTGCTCAACCAGATGCTGTTCAGCCCTAAGTCCTGGGCCAGGGCCagcaatgaggaggaggaggaggaggcagctgcTGTGTGTGCTGGGACTGCCTGCTACACTGCCCACTGGGGCAAGCTCAGTGCCACTGAGGCCCAGCTCAGCTGCAGCACCAATGGGGGAAACCTTGCTACAGTAAAGAGTGAAGAAGAGGCCCAGCAGATCCAAGAAGCCCTGGCCCAGCTGCCTGACAGGGGGGCCCCGGCCCGGATGGTCAAATTCTGGATTGGGCTTCAACGGGAGAAGAGCAAGTGTTTGGACCCCGATGACCCACTGAAGGGGTTCAGCTGGGTTGGAGGTGGTGAGAACACATCTTACTCCAACTGGTATAAGGAGCCCATGAGCACATGTATCTTCAAGCGCTGCGCCTCCCTCCTTGTggatttttcttcatcttctcttgCTGCTGCCCAGGCCATCCCGAAGTGGTCAGAAAGTCCATGTGGCACACCAGGTTCACCAGGCAGGAACATTGAGGGCTACGTGTGCAAGTTCAGTTTCAAAGGTATGTGCCACCCTGTCGCTCTTGGGGGACCAGGTGAGGTGACCTACACGACACCCTTTGGGGCTACTAGCACCTCCCTGGCTTCTGTGCCTTTTGCTTCAGCTGCCAATGTGAACTGTGggtatgaaggagaaaaaaaaattcactaccTTGTGTGCAAGGAACGGAGTCCCAACCTGTTTGACTGGGGCATCCCAGGCCCTTTATGTGCCTCCCCAACTCATGGCTGTGCCTTCAACAATGGTGGCTGCCAGCAGGAGTGCTTAGAGGGGGCAGATGGTTCATTCCTCTGTGGCTGCCGTCCTGGATACCGTCTTCTAGACGACTTGGTGTCCTGTATCCCCCGGGACCCTTGTCATCCCAACCCATGCAGGGGAAAGGCAAAATGCAGCCCTGGAAGTCATGGACAGCACTATGAGTGCCAATGTCCTGCAGGCTTTAAGCTCACTCCAAATCGACTGGATTGTGATGATGTGGATGAGTGCACTGGATTCCCATGTGCCCACAATTGTGTCAACACTCCTGGTAGCTTCCATTGCACCTGCAATCCAGGTTTTGAGCCCCAACACCACAAAAGAATGGAATGCTGGGACATGGATGAATGTGCTGGGGACCGCTCCCCCTGTGCACAGCTTTGCATCAACACTGTAGGCTCTTTCCAATGTGCCTGCCAAAAGGGTTACAAGATTACTGGGGAAGATGGCACCCAGTGCCAGGATGTAGATGAATGTGCCGAGGCAAGAAACCCTTGTGAAGGCCTTTGCTATAATGTACCAGGTTCTTTCCAGTGTGGCTGCCTGCCAGGATGGCATTTAGCACCCAATGGTGTCTCCTGCATTGCCAACCACACCATATCAGTTCTTCCACGTAGCAGTCAGCAAGGggatgagaaggaaggagagaagatcaatgaaatagaggatgacaaaggggaaaaggagaaagaaaaagagaatagtgGTTCTCCCTCAGTTCCAGACACAACCAAGAGACCTGTGGTCACCCCAGGAGCTAATGTTTTCTACCATGTGGCACCTACACTGGGGGAACCTTCCCAACAGACTAATACTCCTATCACTGAAGACTCTTCCAAGCCTCCTACATTCAGTAGGAAACCAAGAATTCAGGTGATCTCCAGCAGCCTCCAGCCTCCAGTAATCACCACTGATGGAGGATCTCAGAAAGGAGAATCCTTGGCAAATGGGAGTAATGATTACAATGATGACCAGAAATTGCTCTTGTTTTATATCTTGGGGACAGTAGTAGCCATCTTGCTTATTCTGGCAATGGTCCTGGGGTTAGTGTTCTAtcgaaagaagaaagcaaaaagggCAGAGAAGAAGAAGTCTCCTCAGAATGCAGCTGACAGCTACTCCTGGGTCCCTGAGCAGTCTGAAAACAGGGCAGTAGAAAATGAGTACAGGTAA